CCCGACAGAGAAATACTGACGGTTACCTTTATTGGCATTTTCATAGAAATAACCTCCACGAACGAAGAACTGGTCATTATAGCTATACTCTGCACCGATAGAAACCATTACTTCCTGCAACTCTCCTTTGAACCCGTCGGGTGAATCACCGAAAGATTTGAAGATACCGGAAATACCGGATACATCTCTATACTCTTCCTTTTTCTTGTCGTATTCTTCCTTTTCTTCATCTGTATACCCTTCACGCAGATAAGGCAGACTGGGAACCAAATATTTACTCAGATCAAGGTACAGACCGATCCGGTTAAAATCATCGATCGGATACAGCAAACCAGTTCCCACACGAAGAGTCGTCGGGATAAATTCATTGTGTTCTCCACCGTCATAAGATATCTTCGTACCGATATTTGATACATTAAAACCGAAACTCCACAAACACTCGCTGTTACCCAAGATTACATATTTCTCCAGATAACCGGCGATATCCGCTGCAAAGGCATTACCAGGCACACGACTTTCATCGGAAGGATCCGATCCCATATCGGAACGGATATAACGCATGGCAACAGCCATTGAATAAGACTCTGATAATTTACGGCTATAACTTACGTCGAAAGCCATTTCATACGGACTTACAGAATAACCGCCGGTCGATTCTCCACTAATAGGATTATAGGGAACGTCTCCCAAAGAGAAATAACGTAGAGAAGCACCTACCGCCTGCAAATCACTGTCGCCAATCTTATAATATCCCGACAAGTTCGCCAAAGCCACGTCGTTTACCAACTTACGCAACCAGGGAGTATATGACAAAGATACTCCCGCCTTACTATACATAAATGCATACTTTGCCGGATTCCAATATTGAGAGTTTATATCGGGAGTAGTCGAAGCACCGTTGTCACCCATTGCACCACCACGGGCATCAGGAGCGATAGACAGTGAAGGTACTGCCGTATTAACCGGAGCAAATTTAGCCTTATCACCTTCGGCATGTAACGCCGTAAAAGTTGTCAAAAAGCTGATTACAACTATAAGTGTACTGATTTTTAATTCTTTTGTCATACTATATCTGTTAAAAACAAGGGAACCGAAAAGTTACCTTACGAACATATAAACTGATTTTGACTTACTTTATTGTGCGAGGATTATTAATTTCTTTGCATCCGTTGCTTCTTTAGAACCTCCGCTACTGATTGCCGCACGATAGATATATACGCCGGGACGAAGACGTCCTCCTCTGTTATTCGTCAGATCCCAGGTTACCGTATACGATTTGAACAGTTCGGAGGCTCCGGTTTCCTGATGTTTCCATTGCAGGCGCCCCATCATATCGTATACCATAATACCAACCGTCAACTGGCTTTCCGGACGGTTATGGAACAAGTGGAACTCTACCTGTTCGCGTGCCGGACTCGGTGTTGCCGTCAACTCCAGCAGGTAAGGCTTCAATCCTTCCACTACTTCAAATTCAAAATCGTAGGTAGTAGAATTATTCTGAATATCCCACACTTTAAACTCAGCAGTATGCATACCCGGTGCCAGGGCAGGAAGCAGATACTTCACGATACCTTCTCCATCCGTTCCGGGGATCAGCTCATAATAACTGTTCAGGTTGAAGCTGAGTGACGGATCGCCGTCAACGATCAGCATCATATCATGTCCGATACTGCTACCGGTTATATTCACGCCGCTCTTGTCCCAAAGACGTGCCACAAAGAACGGAGTCGTATTAACGGGACCGCCGCTTACAAATGTAGAATCATTCATATACAAGGAACGTATCTCCGGTCCATCGGAATCGTCTTCCGCATTATCATCCGTACCTCCGACACGATAATTCAGATAAGCCCCCTGTGCTTCCAGGTTATTCGTTTCATCCGAAGCATACAGGTTCATCTTTCCGAATTCATTCGAATAAGAAATATCTTTCGGAACGGTAAAGGTAAAGCTGAATTTTCCAGCACGAACCGAATCGTTTCCGACAAAGAGAATATTTGAATAATCCGTATATTTAAATGTCTTGCCGGTCTTGTTGTTATCCAATGTTTCGTAAGAAACACGGCTATCCAGTACGGTCGGGTTTAGCAAACCGGTAAAGTCTGTAGCAATATTACCATCCGCATTCAGTACTTCGCCTTCCACTGTAATCTTTTGCAATGCCTTAAAAGCGACCGGCTCGTCTGTTACCGGATTACCGTTTATCGTCGTCACTTGCATCCGGTATTCCGGATAAGCCAGTTTCAACGCCGGGTCACCGATCAGGGAGAATCCGAGCTTATACCGGCTTGCACTCAAATCCCGCTTGGTTTGTTTCATTACTTCGCCCAGTGTCAGGCGGCGTCCGTTCTTTTTCTCGAACAAATTCCGGATCAACATCTGATTGATCGTGAAGTTGGGAGAAGAATAAGCCACACGGGTTGTCGTAAACAGACCGATACCGCCACTGACCTTATTCAGGAAAACCTGCTCGCCGGCAGAAGTAACCGGAGCGTCAAAACGACAGAAGTCGCAAGTCGCCGTGATCCAGATAGGCAGACGTTTATAAGTTGATTTCGTAATATCGCTTTCAGTCAGTACCTTTTCATCACTCCAGGAAGTTGTATTACCGTGTCCGGTATAGTTAATCAGCAGTAAACCGTTCTTCAGTTGTTTCTGAATATTCGTTTTCACATCCGGATAAGTAGCCAATCCGGCCGAAACATCTTTTTTATAAGAATCGAAATAAATCTTATTGACAAGGAACTCCGGATGGCTTTCATTGATATATTCGCCCAGCTGGTCAGCCTGACTTGCATGATCTGTCATATAACTGTCAGCACTGTTTCCGTCGTCTGCGACAAAGCAAACATTGTTTTTCCAGGATCCGGTATCTTTATTATCCATATAACTGATCACCTTATCCACCATATTACTCGCCTCTGCCTGCGTCCGGACTGGGAAACGACCGATACCGATATCCAGCCTCATAGAGCTTAATCCTTTGCCATTGTTGCTGTCATCCAAAAATCCGAAATAATCGTCGATCACAAAAGATTCTTCATCCAGCGATTCTTCCGTCTGATAGGTCAGCAGCATATTACTTGTCGTTACATTCTTCCAGCTAGAAGTAATGAAACGGTTATCGAACGCGCCATCTCCGAAAAGAAGCAGATACTTGGGCGCATCGGCCTCCGAAGTCCGACGATCGTAGAACATCTTCATGAAACGACGATAGGCAGTAGCATCCGGCGTACCGCTCGAAAACTCATTATAAATAGCCTCCGGTGCAACCACCTGTACAGTCAGTCCGTCGCGTGTACGGTGAGCCTCAGCCAGCCGTTCTGCCTGCGAAGCCAATCCCGGTTGAGCGATAATGATCATATCTGTCTGCGGTAATGCGTGCAAATCCTGATTTGCCACTTCACCGATCACTTTCGGAGTAGGGAACGTCTGGTTTCTCTGTACCAAAGCAAACTCCCTCAGCGTTCCTGCAGGGATGGAAAAAGTCAATTCGCTCCCGCTCAGTTCCGTTTCCATCCGTTTCGGATTCAACTTATCCGTCACATCGAAAACCAAGGTGTTCGCATTGGCGTTCTGAACCGTAAAACGAGATGCATTGTTAACAGAAGCCAAACTACGAAAGAATGTACAGACACCATAAGGCTGCAACTCCCGCTTCATCTGCAAACGGATAAAATCGAGATGAACATTCTTATCTCCCAGTTTCCCGTATCTTACATTCACTTTTACACTGGAACTTTTATCTCCTTTCCAATCCACTACCTGATAAACCGGACGCGCCATTACATACGTATCGTATTTCCCGTTTGCGTTAGCGATGGTCCGCTCCAACAGTTTTTCTCCGTCTACGCTCATGCTCACGCTACCCGTACCGGTGATCGGCTTAGCGATGAAACGCAAGGTCACCTTGCCGTCATCATTGGTTATACCCGTTATACCGGTAAATGAGAAATCCCTGGAAAGAGTCATATCCATCGCTTCCCCGAAAAGTTCCCGTCCCGAATTATTCACAGAGACCAGGTCTTTTTCATGTAACAGATAATCATCGAACGTCGTCACCTTCAAAGAGGCACCGGCAGCAGAAGCCACTGATTCCATCTCTTTCGGTGCAGTCGCATCCGTCAGGAAGTAATAGCCATAATCGGAATAGGGATTATTGGTATGGACAAAACTCTTCGATTCCTGGTCGTACGTCCAGTTGATAACACCGCAACCATAGAACAGGAGATAATCGTCACCACGCCAGACCGGCACGGCAGGCACATCGTCTATATACGGATTCGAGAAATTTTCGTCCAGCATACAACCACCGTAACCGTGTACGGAAACCTTAGCCGGATCCGAAAATCCCATCCCGCGAAGGTCTGCATATGTTAGTTTATAAATTCCCCGGTCTTCGACCTGTATTTTCACCCATTTCCCGGACGATAAAGCAGAGCTGGCTGCATATTTGCTACCATCCGCCCAGACAGAAGTAAAAAAGCAGATACTTATTATGAATGTATATAATAGTCGTAACATACTTGTTTCAATTGACAATTGACAGTTGACAATTGACAATTATTTGTACCATCTATTAATTATCAATTATCAATTGTCAATTGTCCATTATTTAATATGGAAATCAAGTAGCTTCTGTTCACCGATATACCCTTGCAAATGATCATTGATGCTAACGGGTCCCACACCTACCGGTGTTCCTGTAAAAATCAAATCACCTATCTTCAAGGTAAAGAAACGGCTCACATAAGCGATAATCCTGTCGACCGGGAAAAGCATATCAGAGGTATTCCCCTCCTGCACTTTCTGACCGTTTATATCCAGATGAAACGGGATACGGTTGATATCCCCCACTCTGTCCAAAGGTACAAACGTTCCGACAACAGCCGAATTATCAAAAGCTTTACTGATCTCCCAGGGTAATCCTTTCGCACGCAGCTCTCTTTGCAGATCACGGGCGGTAAAATCGATACCGACAGTTACTTCATTATAGTAACGATGTGCAAAACGTTCGGCGATATTCTTACCCAGCCGGTCTATCTTTACAACGATCTCCGTTTCATAATGTATTTCCGAAGAAAAATCGGGAATAAAAAACGGTTTTCCATCCTTCAACAGGGAGGAGTCGGATTTCATAAAGATAGTAGGCTCCGATAATTCTAACGAATGATGCAGCTCTTTATTGTGCTCTGCATAATTCATTCCTACTGCTATAATCTTCATTTCAGTGATTAATTGAGTTCAAACGATTAAACATGACTGCCAGATGGGCATACATGGAAGTATTCTGTACCACAATATGTTCCGGGACACGGATACGGAACGGGGTAAAGTTCCACAGCGCTTTGATACCTCCGGCAATAATCTGTTCAGTCACCTCTTGTGCCTTGTCTACAGGCACGGTAATAACACCTATCGTCGCCCCGAACTCTTTCTGTTTGGCAGGGAAATCATCCAAATGGAAAACCGGAATACCATTCACAACCGTACCTGCCAGTTCCTTGCGGACATCAAAGCCGGCAACAATCTCCAGTCCGTACTGATTCAACCCGGTATCCTGCAACAGAGCTGCTCCCAAACTACCGACACCGAATAAAAAAGCCTTGTGTTGTGCAGTAAAACCCAAAAAATCTTCCAACACATCAACAAGTGCGCAAATATCATAACCTACCCTGGTTTTCCCCGAAATATTTACAAACGAAAGATCTTTCGCCACCTGGCTGGGATCTACATTAATTTCTTTAGCAATCTGGGTAGATGATACAAACGTCTCTCCCTTGCCTTTCATCAGTTTCAGAAAAGCAAGATACCAAGGTAGTCTCCGAAGCGTCGGCTCAGGAATTTTCCAGGCTTGTTTTAATTCATCATTAGCCATTATTCTTATTCATAATTAATGTAGCTTACAAAAGTACAACTTTTTTCTTTCTTAGCTAGTTTACCGGGGATTTTATATAATAAGAAAGCCCGGCAGATAAACTCCGCCGGGCTCTGTTTTTGTCTGTCTTCTCTCTTCACAGAGGTAGAACAGAAGAACTTTATTTCATTACTTTAGTATTAATATCTACCACCTGTTCGCCCTCACGGGGTACTTTGTGTAAGGATGTCCTTACAACACATGGTAAACAATTTAGAATTATTTTGATTATAAATTATTTCTTATTTTACGATTGCTTTAACAGCAGCTTCGCCTTCGACAGCAACTACAACCACACCGGCAGGAGCAGAGATTGTAGCTTCATCAGAAGAAACAACTATGTTAGCAATTGTCTGACCAAGTACGTTGCTGATAGCAACATTCTTACCGGCAGCTCCCTTCACAATGATAGCGCCGTTAGCTGCTACAACCTTGATTGAAGATGTGTTAATGTTTTCGTTAGCAACTGTTTCGTCCGGATCAACCAAGAAACGAGTGGCACCTTCAATGTCGGAACCTAATGTCAGCTGGTTGTTGATCTGGATCAAATAACCGTTAGTTTTGTTACGAATTACATACGTACCATCTTCATCTCCTGATTCAATTACCTGGAATTTGAAGTTGTTCAAACCACCTACAACACCAGTTACTTTATTTGCCTTTTCTGCAACCTTAGTCTGCTTACCGTCGACTACAGTCTGCAAAGTATCAGAGTTGATACCGGCTGCCGCCTTAAAGATCAGACGCGTCTGATACTTGTCGTTACCATTGGCAAATGTATACTTCTGCCAATTGGTTACACGCTTACTATCAGCTGAGTCTTTTGCAAAATACAGGAAGTGACGAGCATTATCCACCATTTTAGAGATATAGAATGAAGGAACATTCGTATCTGTATCTACTGTATCCAATCTGAATGTCATCTTATCGAACGGATTCAGAATACCGTTTTTATCTTCGTTCATATAAAGAGCTCCGAAACCGTCTTTTTCGTTGAATTCAGTTTCCTGCGGAACAGGATTCAATGTACCATATACTTTTTCTGCAACTAAGAAAGTCTTAACCGGCATATTTGCCATAACTTGATAGTCATAATAATAACCATATACCCATGCACGAACATCTACGTTTTCATCTTCTGCAACTTCACCAGATTGCAACTCCGAACTAACTAACAAGACATTTTGTGAGCGAGGACTCTGGAAATTGTTAGCAGGGGTAGTTGTTGCAAATACAGATACAGAACCATCTACATTGTATTTGATAATGTGTTCAGCTTCTGTTTTTGATAAGTTACCTGTATTCAGATAATATTCATCAGTTTCATCCGGTGCAAACAGTCTTATATTGTAAGAATAGAAAGCAACAGTATCTTTCTTAGTCTGAGCAGTTACAACTCTATCGTTTGCGATATAGATGAAGTCATTCAGGATATAAGATACTTTGTCTTCTTTGGGTGCTGCAGTTTTCTTTACACGAATCAGTTCAAACTGGTCAGCAGTCTTAGAGGTTACAACTCCATTTGCAGCTTTTGTAAAGTCGTATTCACCGGTCTTTTTATCTCTCGGAACGGCAGCATACAATCTATCGTCAGCTTCAGCGGTCTTAGCGAATTCGAAAGTAAACAAGCCTTGTTCGCTCTGGGCAGTTTCGAATGTAGCGAATTTATCTACATTTTCTTTCTTGATCAACTCCACCTGCATACCTCTGATTTCTTTATCTTTCAGAACAAGTTTTCCATT
This is a stretch of genomic DNA from Parabacteroides chongii. It encodes these proteins:
- a CDS encoding redox-sensing transcriptional repressor Rex, encoding MANDELKQAWKIPEPTLRRLPWYLAFLKLMKGKGETFVSSTQIAKEINVDPSQVAKDLSFVNISGKTRVGYDICALVDVLEDFLGFTAQHKAFLFGVGSLGAALLQDTGLNQYGLEIVAGFDVRKELAGTVVNGIPVFHLDDFPAKQKEFGATIGVITVPVDKAQEVTEQIIAGGIKALWNFTPFRIRVPEHIVVQNTSMYAHLAVMFNRLNSINH
- the porU gene encoding type IX secretion system sortase PorU, with product MLRLLYTFIISICFFTSVWADGSKYAASSALSSGKWVKIQVEDRGIYKLTYADLRGMGFSDPAKVSVHGYGGCMLDENFSNPYIDDVPAVPVWRGDDYLLFYGCGVINWTYDQESKSFVHTNNPYSDYGYYFLTDATAPKEMESVASAAGASLKVTTFDDYLLHEKDLVSVNNSGRELFGEAMDMTLSRDFSFTGITGITNDDGKVTLRFIAKPITGTGSVSMSVDGEKLLERTIANANGKYDTYVMARPVYQVVDWKGDKSSSVKVNVRYGKLGDKNVHLDFIRLQMKRELQPYGVCTFFRSLASVNNASRFTVQNANANTLVFDVTDKLNPKRMETELSGSELTFSIPAGTLREFALVQRNQTFPTPKVIGEVANQDLHALPQTDMIIIAQPGLASQAERLAEAHRTRDGLTVQVVAPEAIYNEFSSGTPDATAYRRFMKMFYDRRTSEADAPKYLLLFGDGAFDNRFITSSWKNVTTSNMLLTYQTEESLDEESFVIDDYFGFLDDSNNGKGLSSMRLDIGIGRFPVRTQAEASNMVDKVISYMDNKDTGSWKNNVCFVADDGNSADSYMTDHASQADQLGEYINESHPEFLVNKIYFDSYKKDVSAGLATYPDVKTNIQKQLKNGLLLINYTGHGNTTSWSDEKVLTESDITKSTYKRLPIWITATCDFCRFDAPVTSAGEQVFLNKVSGGIGLFTTTRVAYSSPNFTINQMLIRNLFEKKNGRRLTLGEVMKQTKRDLSASRYKLGFSLIGDPALKLAYPEYRMQVTTINGNPVTDEPVAFKALQKITVEGEVLNADGNIATDFTGLLNPTVLDSRVSYETLDNNKTGKTFKYTDYSNILFVGNDSVRAGKFSFTFTVPKDISYSNEFGKMNLYASDETNNLEAQGAYLNYRVGGTDDNAEDDSDGPEIRSLYMNDSTFVSGGPVNTTPFFVARLWDKSGVNITGSSIGHDMMLIVDGDPSLSFNLNSYYELIPGTDGEGIVKYLLPALAPGMHTAEFKVWDIQNNSTTYDFEFEVVEGLKPYLLELTATPSPAREQVEFHLFHNRPESQLTVGIMVYDMMGRLQWKHQETGASELFKSYTVTWDLTNNRGGRLRPGVYIYRAAISSGGSKEATDAKKLIILAQ
- a CDS encoding fumarylacetoacetate hydrolase family protein; its protein translation is MKIIAVGMNYAEHNKELHHSLELSEPTIFMKSDSSLLKDGKPFFIPDFSSEIHYETEIVVKIDRLGKNIAERFAHRYYNEVTVGIDFTARDLQRELRAKGLPWEISKAFDNSAVVGTFVPLDRVGDINRIPFHLDINGQKVQEGNTSDMLFPVDRIIAYVSRFFTLKIGDLIFTGTPVGVGPVSINDHLQGYIGEQKLLDFHIK
- the porV gene encoding type IX secretion system outer membrane channel protein PorV, which translates into the protein MTKELKISTLIVVISFLTTFTALHAEGDKAKFAPVNTAVPSLSIAPDARGGAMGDNGASTTPDINSQYWNPAKYAFMYSKAGVSLSYTPWLRKLVNDVALANLSGYYKIGDSDLQAVGASLRYFSLGDVPYNPISGESTGGYSVSPYEMAFDVSYSRKLSESYSMAVAMRYIRSDMGSDPSDESRVPGNAFAADIAGYLEKYVILGNSECLWSFGFNVSNIGTKISYDGGEHNEFIPTTLRVGTGLLYPIDDFNRIGLYLDLSKYLVPSLPYLREGYTDEEKEEYDKKKEEYRDVSGISGIFKSFGDSPDGFKGELQEVMVSIGAEYSYNDQFFVRGGYFYENANKGNRQYFSVGAGFRMSVFQLDAAYLVSTVQSNPLDQTLRFSLSFDMDGIKNLFR